Sequence from the Fodinibius salicampi genome:
GGCTCTACATTCGTTTAACTGTTTCCAGCCATCCATTAGCCATAAGCTGAGAGCCCGCGAGTGTCGGGTGCACACCGTCACCGGTCCAGTAAGTAGGTTCTACATTTTGTGATGCTTTATCAAAAATAGACTGGTAAGGAATAAAAGCCGCTTCAAAATCCTGGGCTATCTCTTTCGCTACTGCCTGATAATTCCTGAAATCAGGCAGCCAATCCTCTTCTTCCACGGCAGATCCTTCCAGGACAACAAAGGGCTCCCCAATCACCAAGTTAACATCCGGGAGTTGTTCTTTGGTACGTTGAAGCAGTGATCGAAAATCTTGCTCGTATGTCTCAACGGTACCCTCATAATCATTAAGCGTATGCCAATAGTCATTCACTCCAATGAGAATGCTCAATAGATCAGGTTCAA
This genomic interval carries:
- a CDS encoding SGNH/GDSL hydrolase family protein, with amino-acid sequence MDYTRRNFLQTITAAALGAAGLALTPAQERRKSGDDFPVIPEDATILFQGDSITDAGRNKGEKNANSGLGSGYAMLATAHLRHKLAERDPQSYNRGISGNKVFQLADRWKEDALDIEPDLLSILIGVNDYWHTLNDYEGTVETYEQDFRSLLQRTKEQLPDVNLVIGEPFVVLEGSAVEEEDWLPDFRNYQAVAKEIAQDFEAAFIPYQSIFDKASQNVEPTYWTGDGVHPTLAGSQLMANGWLETVKRM